Genomic window (Oryza sativa Japonica Group chromosome 3, ASM3414082v1):
GCTAGCTAAGGCAGCATCCAACCATACAAGCGAAGAGCAGCAAAGATGGGGGAAGAGGAGGGATCGACCGGGGTACCTGCTCGGCTCAGCTCAGCTCTGCTCCAGTAGTGGCGGAGCTGTGGACTGTgcgggaagaagaggaggaggcagaCGAGACAAAGCCAAGGCAGCCGCACTCGGGTGGCAGTGGCGAGCTGAATAAATAAATAGCCTAGCCTGTGATGGTGTGGGGGCTCAGCTAGTCAGCTGTGCTGTGCTTAGGCCGGGGCTCGCGTCGCATCGCACGCACGCACCGGCCCCATCCTTCCCCCATCACCCCGATCACCGGCCGGCGCGGATGGGGTCGCCGTGGGGAGGTGAGGTGTCGCGGATTTACCTCGACGCCAACCTGGAGTTAATTACCGCCAATAATTAACCTagggagatatatatatatatatatatatatatatatatatatatatatatatatatatatatatatatatatatatatatattaaatttgtttggtgctccatggtgcccgggcaccattgttgaaattgagtatatacctaattcaaatgagtatgaaactttttcaattacttagatattaacattagctactttactaactagttcaaagcaagtttgaactgaatttgaacttgtttttgttagattttgattctaggtatatagcatccatacatataattagttaggtatgtaatcatggattgtgaaataaagttaaatttgagttgttttgttgataggtataggtatgaatcgagttattataattaggtatatactcacaatttgaaaattttgaaaaatttgagtgattttgtgtatttgatatcatggtgcccgggcaccatggtgccccatatgagtgtcctatatatatatatataaataatacaAAGGGAAAATTTAGAAAACATGTAAAATAAACGTAGATCAACTGATTGAGTTTCTTGCAGTGGGATCTATTCACCTATGACTAAGGCAATGTTTGGCTAATGTGATAGGGAAATGATTTTCCACCCACCAAAAGACATATTTAAATCTTAATCATTCATTCTCCCTctttcatttaatcctaacccttcgtTCATTTACTAATCCCAATCCCACTCCCTATTtttcattatccaaacacaccctaattacttttttaagtagtagatgACGTgttcaatctcaaaatatactAATAAGTTTGTATtaggaaaaataaaattcagaaaATACCATTGCAAGATGGATACGTGAGGTGTAAAATACCATTTTACGTGATAATAAATGTATCAataagatgatttttttttacttcgtGGATTTTTTAACAATAAGACCAAATAAATTGGCCGTTATATTTATGACCGTGTTTTTATTAAAGGACACCAAAATTTCTGTATATATTTACACTATGAATTATATGTAGtgtaatataaattttaaatatttatagcCTGATTTTTAAATCTTACGAAACTTCAGTACTTGCTTATGTACTTAAAATCCTTGGAAAAATTGCTAGTGTAACTTCCACACATAAATAGAAAAGTTAATGAGAAAGAGATATGAAACATGGAGTACATACAAGAGAGAGTTAGGCTGAGTTCGGTAAACGgtatctttcttcttttttaatcACGTTTCCTGAACAATTAAATAGCGTATTTcatgtgattttttaaaaaataaatatattttttccaagtttataataataatCGATTAATTATGCACTAATATGTTTTTTTCGCATGACGTCCAAAATCCTAGCTAACTCAACGGGTCTACCTTTCTCAGTCCTAGTAATAATCACTTAATAGTTCCTAAAAAAATGTAATCGCGTAATAAAAAAAGTGACTTAGCAAAACTGTTTAACCTGTCCTGCTTAACCCAATAGCCTGCGTAGTAAACTAGTACTCCTCCCTTCTTTAAGCACAATCCGTAAGCTGATTGGGACAGAAGAACGCATAGAAAAACTCCCAACAAACTTACAAATTTAGTAATAGTACGCAGCTGTACACCAGTGGCCATGATACTCTATTGGACGAACAGCTCGGGGTTAGTAGAGATTACTAGATTATAGATCGAGATTAGCGTTAGTGCCATCATTATCACCATCATCTAATTGGGGTTTAATTAAGTAGAGCGAGGGAGCAGTGGCCAAGAGTTGGAGTTGCACTTGCTCTTTGGGCTTTGGTTCTTTTTCGACTTCCTTTTTCGTTAACTGCAAAAGAATTTCTTACTACTTTTGGGTGACAGTGCACCCGTGGCCCTCCTAGGGGTTTGGTATTTGGGGCTTTCCACTTGCGGACATGGCCATGTGACCCGCACGTGAACGCCCATGCCCCCGCGTCTGGGGCTCTCGGATGCTTTCGGCTCGCAACGGGGTttggcttttcttttttttcttttccgctTTTGAAGACTGGGATCAGGCACAATTCATCGCGTGATCTGATCCTAGCTCCTGTGGGAATTCTGAGAGGAAGGTCATATGaatctagtaaaaaaaaatacaatggaaactaatcttttattatgatataatttttaaataacttttgtaaaaaaaatcccCAGATAGCATGAGTATCACAGAACACTAGGATTTATGGATGTTTcaataaataatgcattttttaAGCAATTAGTAATCTAGTATCACAAAAACATAGTTCCATTAATTTTCGGTCACTTGACAGGTGAACTCCGTGTGTTAATCTCACGTGCCTTTTCTTCCCCTTTCTTAGTCTGGTGACTTggtgagagcaagtttaatactccgtttcgaaatgtttgacgccgttgactttttagcacatgtttgaccgttcgtcttattcaaaaaatttaggtaattattaattcttttcatatcatttgattcattgttaaatatattttcatgtaggcatgcaattttacatatttcacaaaagtttttgaataagacgaacggtcaaacatgtgctaaaaagtcaacgttgtcaaacatttcgaaacggagggagtagtatagccaactactagcttcaaatcatctatagctaatataataacacattcatacaatagttaactataaaaatatactcaCTCTgttccacaatataagggattttcagtttttgcttgcaacgtttgaccactcgtcttattcaaatttttttgcaaatataaaaaacgaaacgTTGTGCTTAAAgcactgtagataataaagtaagtcacaaataaaataaataataatttcaaaattttttgaataagacgagtggtcaaacgttgcaagcaaaaacttaaaatcccttataatatgggactgagggagtactacattattaatacctggtcccacctctcatacacacataacgttTTGGAGttcgtgttgcagctggctacaaatctacaGCCcgcctttttctctctcttctcttttcatctcgatatgtggttatagctagcttatagcttGCCATTGTACATGCTTGAGGAGGAGTGGACCCTTAATGAGTAGGAACACGATGATGAAGTGAGCGCAGAAATGGAGATACATGCAGTCATGGATCAAGGTTCTAGAAGACAGTGGAGCAAGCAGGGGCTCACTCCTATTGGCAATGAAGGTATTAATACAATACCCTACGTATGTGCACATATCTTAGTTAGAAATATCGTATACCAaattctattaaaaaacaaattctGGAATAGAGTCGTGAGAAGATAAGGAATGAGTGTTCTACTAGGTAAGAAAAGATAGGGCTTGTTTAGAAGAGATTTTGGCAGTTGCAGTTTCTATCAGAATTGAAAGCTCCTCAAACAGTCCAGTTTATGAGAAGTTGTAGTTATATAATcgagaaaataaactagaagctaAAAATTAGGGTTCCtagcttttttcagatttttagaAGCTGACTTACTAccaactaattattttttcagaaTCTTTGAACTTTCCCAAATAGGACCATAGTCCGACTTGGAGCTATCTAGAACCGCCTGAGATAATATCCAAAATGAGCCCTCAAGTTCTTTGTGAACAAAGGATAGTTCTAAAGTATAAATTGACCTTCacaaaagggagagggaatccaGTATCGCCTATTTAATATTGAGTACACAAAGACACAGCAAGCTAATATCCTCGAGTCGTACAAGGAGTTTCTTGAAGGCAATCCGCCGACCGCATCACCAAGGCATTTCACCAAGATGGGAAAATGGTAGTGGATGACGTAAGATAAAGAGGTCATGGATACCACTACAATCACTCCCTCTGCTATACACTAAGATGCTATGCTAGGATGAGGTAGAGCTTAGTGCGAAAGATCCAATGGTAGGTGAGGGTAAATCCAACAACAAAGCTTGATGCAAATGATCCTGTGGTTGCTGGTAGAGTAAAAAGCTCAGAGTTGCATAGGCGGTACTCATTGATACTATGAGTGTTAGTAGCCGTGAAATTTGAAACTCGGCAAAGATGAACAATGTGACATACTGGATCGATGATTTGCTAGCTTATAGCTCAACTCCGAGTAACTTGGCCATTGTTGATAAAAGAAGGGAGATAAGAAGCAATGGCTAACAAACGTGGCCCACAAGTTAGTATGATAGAGTTAACAGAGCGGGGTTTATGTAACAAGTTACCTTAAAATCTTATGTTTATTGAAACAAACCCCAAAATCCAAGGTTTTGTGACAGGCATAACTCAAAACCTAAtactttgtgaaatttacttaaaGTTTATTTGTCACACGTTGTTTCAAACAAAAATATAGTTAGAAAAGGAGCGAGCAGTGTTTgtacttttcttttttgaaagagAATTATTCATGATTTTTACATTTGGCACTAGTCACTCGTATGTATGTTCTCTTACATAACATATATAGTGTAGGCCAAGTAGACCATAGACCACTCTAGTTACATACGAGTAGTTTCGATGAAAATGAGGGGAGACAAGGATGCATGACGAAGTACTGAACGGAGCTAATAATGCATCGAATAATGAATGATTAAATTATCATCACTAAATTAGCGacgaattaaaacactgaaaacaAAAAGAGAGAAGACATCAACATCTCTGAATCAAGCTAATGATCTCCTGGACGAGCACTGATGAGAGGCTGCAGAGCCTTGACGACGATCGTCATGTTGGGCCTGAAATCAGCCTCGTACTGGACGcacagcgccgccaccgccgcgagctGGGACACATGAACATTTTGATTCGTTCAGAAAATATACCAGATTATACACAGCAAGTTTGCTAAGCCGATCCTGACACAAACGACTTGCTgatctgaagaaaaaaaacagttcagaattcagataaCTACCTTGGCCACTGCCTTTGGTGGGTACTCGTCGTTCAGCTTGGGATCCACGCACTGCTTAACCTTGTCCTCGCTTAACCTTGGAGTGgcctagagattttttttttgacacggCTTATTAAGAGTCAGTTGAGTGAACAATGAGCACTGTATCTGATATCAAGGCTCGAAAATGGGAACCTTACCCAGGTAACCAAGCTCTGCTGCCCCTTGGGCATGGTGTGATCCACAGGCTTCCTCCCAGTCAAAAGCTCAAGAAGGACAACACCGAAGCTGTAAACATCGCTCTTCTGGGTCAATTGTCCCGTCATTGCATACCTGACATACATAGTGACATACATAGTGTAGTATATCGTTTAGTTAATTCGTTATGTTATAAGTTGTTCAAAACAGAAATGTATGAGGATCAAACCACAATATTGCAATTGATTACTATTTGTGGTTCTCCTCCTATATTCAATAAAATTGTCACACTCAAAATGCGGGTCCGTTAAAAGCAAAAGAGATTACTATTTGTGTTTGGTCTAGACCATCAAATATATTGAGAACAAATATGTTATACATCTCCAATTTTAATATCACAGTTAAACGATTTGCCACCGATTTCGATAGTCGAGTTCATATTGTCATCGTGGATTCGTGATCGAGCTTACTCTGGCGCGTGGTAGCCGAAGGTGCCGAGCACCTTGGTGGagtggaggcgggcggcggagtcCGGCGACTGGTTGGTGAGGTTGAAGTCGCCGATCTTGGCGTCGTGGCCGTCGAAGACGAGCGCGTTGCTGGAGCGGATGTCGCGGTGGACGATCGGTGGCTGCGCGCGctcgtgcaggtactccagTCCCCTCGCCGCGCCGTACGCGATCCGTGCTCGCTGGCTCCACGTCAACACCGGCCCGGGCTCCGCCCCCTTCACCCCCTTCTTCCCTGCAATAATAAAAATCATGAAAACCCCACAATGAGATGCAAAATACCATAAAATTCGGAAAATACTACAGCACGGTATCCGGTTCGAACAGAATAAAGTATTAACTGATACACCGTTTAAACGGAATGATACCTCTgaggtatcacctgatactaGTAAGGTATCAGTTGATATCTAGGTATCAGACGATACCTCTGAGGTATCATCCTGTCCGAACAGGATATGGACCTGTAGTATTTCCCTAAAATTTATGCGTTTCAAACGGGGTTCCTTTAGAACAATTGGTGCAACGACACGTGAATGGTCGTCGTTGATGCACAGCATATGTTGTGatgagtactactagtagtgagtttaatttggttttttttgtaCCGTGGAGGATGTCGTAGAGGGAGCCTTTGGTGGCGAACTCGTAGAGCACGATGCGGTTGTTGAGCTCCAGGCAGTAGCCCAGCAGCTGGGTGAAGTGGTCGCACTTGAGCCTGGACACCACGGACAGCTGCGTGCAGTGCGTGCCGTGTCGTGACCGATAGAGGCAAGAACAAAACACGTACGCGAGTTAGTTTTTGGCGCTGATGAATACTCTTGGAGTAGcatttgcacttttttttttcttgctgaaTTTGAACCGAATGTGCGGTTTTCTCGTTTACCTGCGCGCAGAAGTCGGCTTCTGACTGGCCGGAGCCGCCGTTGTTGTCGAACATcttgacggcggcggcctcgccggtgCTCAGCGTGGCGCGGTACACGCGGCCATAGGATCCCTCCCCGACCAGCGACCTGTCGCCGAAGTTGCCGGTGAGACGGTTGAGCTCCGCCAGCGCCACGGCCGGGACGTCGATCGGCAGCACcttcgccggcgcgccgccggctcTCGGCGCGTTCGGCCCTCTCGGCGGCCCTGCATTCCAAAGTGTCAtcacgacggccggcggcgaacaTTACGGACAAATTAATCAACTAGGACTGCGCAATTCGAACCTGGTgctcgcggtggcggcgccgccgggttggcggccggcgcgccgtggagctcctcctcggcgccgctGCAACACCACATCGTGCGACGCAGATAGCTAGACAgacagcttagctagctagctgtgcaAGAACGATTAATTCAGCTAATAACTTAGCTTAATTAGCCGCTCCTCTCGCACGTTGAAGGATTCGGAGCTAGCTGGTTCAACGATACTACTACTATAGCATATATACATCGCGACGCGCCGAGTTTGCCGCGACAAACTCGCGCGAAATGCACGCACGCGGGAAGACAACGACAAGGCCGGTCTCGCGACGTGCGACCCTCGCATAGAATTTTTGATGCACCATTATatttcgattttgctatatatttatcgataaattttctctcaaaaatttgacagatgtaattacagtacaatcatagtataattacactgtaacttgcatgtaattacactgtaactatagtgtaacttgtatgtcactttcaaaaatctctacgtaatatgttatttcggtaaaacagaagttgtgggaacaaatccttacacatatatgtgtgctgtgattttatttttcttcctcaccaaaacaaatcttgtaatagatctaaaggtttaaaattacatgaaacttatatacaagttacactgtagttacgtgcaagttacagtgtaattacatataagaattatactacgattgtactataattatatctgtcaaattgtcgataaatgtataggtggtcccttaTATTTTGCCCCCCTTTTTTTAGCCCAAATACGCACGAgagtggcggatccagaaaatcgaTTCGTTGATGCCATAACTTATTTATCATTGTCATAGTATACTAATTATATTTAAATCATGatgttataatatatggataaatagttttgttatatattttacTACAAGTCGTCGGTATCATCTGACACCGGTTCTTATACTGTTGGTCTGCTCCTGGTACAACCAAATAGCATACATGGTACTAGAGCAGATGCGGTTGGTGTCAAGCTCGTACGTGTATGTACATACCACGCATGTCGTGGACTACAACGAACCAATCATCGTGTGCTAAGCCCATGTGTGTACATAGTTTAGCTTCATGGAGCTAAAGATCGGTTAGTTTAATTATTATGCTGCTGTTAGTAATCGGTTGAGCAATGATTTATTTAGCTGGGTAGAGATTACTTAGTTTTAGTTCTCTAGATTTAATGCGAATACAATTCGGACTGCAGGCTGATCAACCACGTTTGCGCCGCGGTCCGCTCCGTTGATCGATCCGGCGTCGTGCTCCCATGCTGCCTTCACGTCGTCAGCAACAACGGCTTGGCCGGTTTAGAACAGAGCACCACATGTTTTCGAGTGAGCTAGTTGGTGATTTTCAGAATATCGACATGGACCCGGCGTGTGAAAGTTACACACACATTATATTATTGAAGTTATTACAATGTAAtcatactatatttatatttgatcGATAGATATATAGTAAATACGAAAACAATAATTATGGTATCGGATGATCAAATCACGGTGCTTTGCTGATATCACCTCTTCTACCGTCTGCTGCACCGTGAAACAAACGCCAGCTCAGAAGAAGCTCAACCTGCTTACCTGCAGTTCTTTGCCCCAGAGATCTCCGGTGTCTACCACCGGTCGTCGTGCTCGCCATGCGCAGCGAATTCAGGAGAGATGGGCGGTGCCATGGGATTTGTTTATGATTGATTGACTTTCTAGGCTTTTAAAGCCTTGCTGTTGCGCAACTTTGTTCAGGTTGAAGATGATACAGTTTTAAATTTTCATTGACCGGGTTTAAGATTAGTTGCGGATGCAGGCAAAATTGGTTCACCGGGAAATGTAAGGAGTGTTCCCATCCAGCTAGATGGACGCAAGGAATTGCTTGTTTCAGTTTCAAGCAATGCAAATAGTACTTTTGGTTTGGAGGGTACTGCACGTGTTAACAACAAAAAAGAAGTTAATCAGATATACCAGATTAAGTAGACGCATTGGAAGCAAAGCTACATTCCACAAGTAGCTTCAATAAATTAATATCTACAGAACAAAAAGTATAAAATGTATAGTAGCATCAAATACAGAGTACAGGATGGTTAAAGTTCTCTTGTTACGGTCGCTGCTTCAACATGTACTTTGTGCACATATATACAGAATTTTGAAGTGAAATTCCCATGACGACAGTCTTTTAACTCCTGATTAGCTCAAGCTGCTTTCTTGCTTTTGTATTTGTTTGCGCAGATGACATATATCACAAAGTTCAGAAAACTGAGCCCAGCAAGAAGCCAGAAGAAATAATCTAGGTGACCTTGATTCAAGTTATCAGGAATCCATCCAGGATTTCCTCCTCTTGTTGTGAAGTACGCAACCAATGTCAAAATGAATGCACTGAGATAATTCCCAAGAGCTGTTGTGACAAGCTGCAGTGCGCTGCAGAGGCTCCTCATGGCATCCGGTGATTGATCATAGAAGAACTCAAGTGACCCGACAAATGTGAAGACCTCTGAGGCACCAACCAAGAAATATTGAGGAATTTGCCAGCAGATGTTCAGTGGTACTGGAACATTTTGATCCACCAAATGTTCAGCCCTTGCAATGTCCAACCTTTTAATCTCAAGAACTGCAGCTGCCGCCATCGAAAAGATTGAGATTACCAAACCAATCCCCATCCTCTGTAACTCTGTAAAGCCCCTCGGGTTGCCAGTGAACCTCCTAGCTATTGGAACCAAGATACTATCATAGAGGGGGACCCATATAATGACACTTACCACATCAAAGGTAGATAGAGATGCTGGAGGAATCTTGAATGGACCTACTGATGTATCAAGCATCATCCCTTGCTCAACAAACATGGTGGACATCTGAGCATAGACAGCAGAAAACACAATAGTCGTTGCCCAGACAGGGAACATCCTTACCAATATCTTCAGTTCTTCCACCTGAGTCACAGTGCATATTCGCCATGGGTTTGTAAAGCTATCTGCTTTCACATCAAGATCAGTAATTGTAGCAGCTTTGTCCAGACATCTGAAATGAATATCATTGAGAGTATATATGTTAGGTCGTTAGTTTCTCGGCAAATATGGAAATAGAGGACGAGCAGATATCAAAagtcaaacataaatatttagCTATTTTTTCTAAAGCGCTAGGCCAAAAGGCCAGTATCTATAATATTTAAGTCGCAATTTATCAAAACTAAAATGTTAACCATcacaaaaagaagaagagaaacacTACACCTAATAACTttcagaaaatatattttcctaGTTCTTCAAGGGCCAAGAGCTGCTAGGAATTGTGCACTGAGCTAtggtctgctgctgctgcaatttTAGCTCAGAGAGGAACACACCTGAGTTCATCGGTGTGCTCCAATTGCCGACTCCCTTCAATTGCTGAAGCCCCATCAGGCAACTCATACAAGCGAGAGCTATCCTCTGGAACATGTACGTTCCACTTGCGAAAGGAGGCAACAACCACCTGGCATACTCGTGTAATAGGACTGCCGCCTGGCTTTTGGAATCTATAAAGTGATGTTCCAGAGAAGAAACTTATGATGGCCAGCCCCATGAAAATTGTTGGAATGCCAAAGCCTATTCCCCATCCTATATTGTCTTGCACCCAAACCAGAAAACTGCTTGATATGAGAGCACCAATGTTTATTGAGAAATAGAACCAGTTAAAGAAAGATCCCTTCTGGATTCGCTCAACTGGGTCTGTATCATCAAATTGATCTGCTCCAAAGGATGAGACACAGGGCTTAATACCACCAGTACCAAGAGCAATTAGGTAAAGTCCAAGAAAAAAGACAGTATACTGCAATGGATTTGCTGGTGGGCAAAAGGACCCTTCGC
Coding sequences:
- the LOC9267831 gene encoding protein NRT1/ PTR FAMILY 8.3, whose product is MAEVTVVRAEREEESTLEQGLLAIPEESNQLTYTGDGSVDFSGNPVVKERTGRWRACPFILGNECCERLAYYGISTNLVTYLTKKLHDGNASAASNVTAWQGTCYLTPLIGAILADAYWGRYWTIATFSTIYFIGMAVLTLSASVPTFMPPPCEGSFCPPANPLQYTVFFLGLYLIALGTGGIKPCVSSFGADQFDDTDPVERIQKGSFFNWFYFSINIGALISSSFLVWVQDNIGWGIGFGIPTIFMGLAIISFFSGTSLYRFQKPGGSPITRVCQVVVASFRKWNVHVPEDSSRLYELPDGASAIEGSRQLEHTDELRCLDKAATITDLDVKADSFTNPWRICTVTQVEELKILVRMFPVWATTIVFSAVYAQMSTMFVEQGMMLDTSVGPFKIPPASLSTFDVVSVIIWVPLYDSILVPIARRFTGNPRGFTELQRMGIGLVISIFSMAAAAVLEIKRLDIARAEHLVDQNVPVPLNICWQIPQYFLVGASEVFTFVGSLEFFYDQSPDAMRSLCSALQLVTTALGNYLSAFILTLVAYFTTRGGNPGWIPDNLNQGHLDYFFWLLAGLSFLNFVIYVICANKYKSKKAA
- the LOC112936004 gene encoding probable protein kinase At2g41970; the encoded protein is MWCCSGAEEELHGAPAANPAAPPPRAPGSNWTLWNAGPPRGPNAPRAGGAPAKVLPIDVPAVALAELNRLTGNFGDRSLVGEGSYGRVYRATLSTGEAAAVKMFDNNGGSGQSEADFCAQLSVVSRLKCDHFTQLLGYCLELNNRIVLYEFATKGSLYDILHGKKGVKGAEPGPVLTWSQRARIAYGAARGLEYLHERAQPPIVHRDIRSSNALVFDGHDAKIGDFNLTNQSPDSAARLHSTKVLGTFGYHAPEYAMTGQLTQKSDVYSFGVVLLELLTGRKPVDHTMPKGQQSLVTWATPRLSEDKVKQCVDPKLNDEYPPKAVAKLAAVAALCVQYEADFRPNMTIVVKALQPLISARPGDH